The window CAAACAGTTTGAGGCAATCGTTGAGTAAATATCAACACATCAAAATCAGTTGAACTATTTACAATAGAtcgtttaaaaagaaaaattaaaaaacatttatgatttgaataatatatatagttaatagttttaacaataatagttttaaagttatttctaaatttgatgatataacaatttttatttaacttgaaatttatcaaataaataaaaataaatacgttTGTTGTATTCCATAACTGATACAGTAAAAATATACTGATAACGTTGAAATCAACAGTTTTGGGGTCAAAGTATTTAACGACTCTATTAGATCATTGAAtcgttgaaatttattttctcgtttaaataaattaaagatttttatttgacaaaaaaatatttataatactttttacatataaaaaaaaacaagattatATTTTCCcgagttattaaaattattatttttatttattaataattatactttaCCTTGaacatgaacaaaaaaaaatatttaaataaacgaaaaaaatgattaaaatcatTCTGAAAggatttgttttaaattccattgattaaatctattttaacacacacaatgataaaaaaataaaaagagctattaaaattcaattgttgataGATCAAGACTTTGAACgagactatattttttacctgATGAAATTCATCCTAATCTCGAGACTTGAAAGAAGGGAAACATAATATGCGCGCGCTATCGTTTAGGATTTCTAACAgcctttattttttagtaataaaaaaaataaataaataaactttaataaaGAATAAACAACATATCagttttcttcttttaaaattatatatactttttttttgataatataattacaaCAAACATATTACtttgtttcaataataaattacattgtcgtattttgttttttgttttataaagtaaaaaaaaggtattgtttttgttttaattaaaaaactaaatattttttttaaatgcccttataattattaagaaataaaaaaatcaattaattgtttttatatatatataacgtCATCACCTGTCTTACAAtttgttaatgaattttttccaaTAGTGTCACAGTGAATTAATTCCATTGATTCTTTATgtaaacaaattgaaatttcttttaagtacgatttattattaatctgaaaaataatttttagtttttaaatataaaataataagtattaatttgtgtattttttttttacctcgtCCCAAAAACATGTTACTCTAGGATGTTTTCCTGTAACTTGATTGATTCCATCGATGATTTCTTCAGCTTGATAACTGCCACCAGGTAAAATATTAActcttgataatatatttttaatgttatattCATGTGAAAGATCAAgtgcttttttaaaatattttaatagagaatttaattttttatgacttGTTCCACATGATCCATGTTTGTCCCATTCATATTTCCAAAAACTATAATACTTTTTGGATTTATTGTTTAGACCAATCCACTTGGACTTTAGCtcattttcaattgatgaaaGTGCTGTTATATTAAAGGTAGATGAAgctgaacaaaaaaaaggacCAGCATTATTTACAGAAGAAGGCCAGAGTCCATGTATTGTCCATTCATTATGAGGTGGAAGTATgcattcattatttaataatttttttttcattgacaaaCAACCAGCTTTTGGccatatttgattaaatactagcccatcaaaatttttaaatatatactctGTTGAATGAATCtttctaaaaaacaaaaaacataatttaataaataaaatttttaatactatatattatttatatcaaaactttatacttattatttgaatatgcatttgaatatttaaaaattgtaaaaaacaacACAATAGATATtggtaatataatatttctaaatttcatagtgaaaaatatttttatttctttatttttatattctttatttatgACTTTTCATTTGTTTGATGAACAACTGCTCACATTGAGAATTTCTATTCGActgtctctttttttatttttactgaaacgtatatatattgttttctGATAACATCTGTTATTTaaacacataataataattatattaagtaaatatttttctatttaaacaGTTTGTATAAACATTtgactttttaaaaatgtattatatgttaaatatttttttttgaataataatgtaaatattttttattaatttagcaATGTTGATATGtagattaattttcattttgaaatatgtttatatttttaaatagtaattatATTTGGCAGTTggtttcaacaaaattttgtattgACTAATGAGATGAATAAGATTGAATAAGATCATACGTACCTATCGAAAagcctttaaaaaaaatattaataggaggttcaaataaaatttttttaaacttaaaaaatttattgaaaagattttattattttatttattttatttacactatttttaatattcatactgtttttaatgatgttatttaaaatttaactctCGATATTATCATCCCTGtcattaataatatctttataattattttcatcaatatataaaacatcatAATTAGATATACAATTTGTAAGTAAACCACCGAATTTATTACAATCagttaattgttgatttttatccAGGCAtattgaaatttcaattaaatatgatttttgtttttcctaaaatataaaaaaataaattaccaacatgtattttaaattgatcaataaatttttgagtaatatattattgataattttatcagGAGAATAACTATTTCCTGGATAAATATTtgcttttgttattaatttattaatgttatatttttctgaTAGACTGATAgcttttttgaaataatttataaattgatttttatttgaatcaccGAATCCACTTGTACTATGTTTTTGCCATTCATTTAACCAGAAATTAAAATCCAATGGAGTTACTATCATTGAATTATCTGTGGCAATAAAATCTGGTTGTCGTGTGGTTTTTGATGATACTGTTGTAGTAGATAGAGTTGATGGTACAAAATTAAACATTGTTGTTTCTATTGCTAGATTTTTCGAATCGAAATCAAAAGCAATCGTTGACATGATTGTTGGAATTTCTCTGGCAACTCTGGTTGAGGGAGCTGTTGTTATTTCTATCAAATCATCTACTTCAATTTCGAAATTTgtcaattgttgttgattcaTATTGTCATCTTCCGGATATCATTCTAAACCGATCAACAGGTGGAagtataattcaaatataattcaaatagcaatcaaaattattattttacactttAAATTTATACGTATACTTGGTTTTTTATGACGAGAATTGGATATTGCCATTACTTATtatcgatttatttatttaatcctTGTCGATTAATTGGcgtattaataacaaattatggaaaaattacaataaaaatttaaacgaagtaattttttttatcaattatagtACCAGAAAAGAATAATCGGActtaatatcattaatattttattatacaatactcagaaaatatataataataaaatattgtgtaatttttaatcaacatttTATCGAAAGATGACTatgcaataataaatacacGATTCCCCATTTTTTACtactaattataattttcaatggttctgctattaataattgtcaattgtcaatttaaaactTATAAGCCTACAGCCAATCAAATTAATacgtttgaatatttttttgatgtttcatTGGTTGTGGCCATTCGAGCAgccattaaaatttgtttgtttaaaagtAGTCGGTAATCGGTATATATGGAGCTCCATGTCGGTATATCATCCGATATTTTCGTGACGATATCCCGAAAGTGATATTGAACATCCGATATTTGACGCCTACCCAGTATCCATatcgaataaatatattgtcgATATCGGGTAAAAATATCGGGTCCTCTGATATACCGTCTGATATCGCACATCCCTGTCAGATGCAGCTTTGCCAACTATAATAATTATGGTATGTTTACCATATTTTGATCTCCCATACCATAACGACTATACCATATGTCCATAtaccatattttatttttttcaccaaaaaatcaaagaaatttttattcaattacaGGAAATATTTTGGCACTCCCACACTCAAATGCTGATAGTGAAAGAACTttcagtaaaattaatttggctaaaacaaaaattagaaataaattagctGTACCAACAATGCGTGAAATATTATTAGCTATTTAATCAACATGTTCTTTTCAATGGAAATTGCATTAAATTTAAGCCATCCAAAGAAATGCTTTCACGTATGACTACAAGTACTTTATATGATAAAgcaaatattaaagaaaaagaaaattatgttgatgatgatgatttaaaaaatttaacaatatattgttttataattaaaatagtatattacATTAAAGAGTACAAAAAgtaatatatgataaaaatgaaaaaaaaaaattaacatgaaaaatgtcaataataaaaataagtaaatacgactgaataaataaataataataaaaaaaaaattaattggtttatttcaataaaaaatttaaaatttttgctttttcaCCATATTGGCGTCCATTTTACCATAATTTCCCCTACTTTATACCGTATTGTACCATATTGTTGTTTTCAGAGTTGGTAACGCTGGTCAGATGAAAATATGCAATGTGCATCAATAGTGATCCCTGGTGATCCCTACATCAATATGCATATTTATCTGTATTATATCTAAATACGTGAATGAAAAACTCGCCTTTCGTTTCTGATATCTGAAAACATCCACCCCAATCCACCCTGtaagtaaataaatcaataatatatatgtatataaaatattaaatattataacgaattcataaatataatgctcgtacatattttttataatgcatTTTTTACATCGTTTTATGATGATCCATAAGAAGGGGACGCTTACAGGCATCTGCAGTCATGACTTTTCACACGTGCAAaattcacattttttattttaacaaatatattatattagatatatacattaatatatgaacatattattataattatttttttttttttgtttttcaggtTTCAggacaataagaaaaaataaaaaatgggcTTGAAGACTCTAATCTCTTTGTTTTTGCTGGCTGTTGTAGTTTTGGGTAGGTTCACTAAATATTAAGTTTGATATCAAAATTAACTTGAAGTACACTGTACacgtatttaatattttgcttgaacatgatttatatttttaattttcaactcgAACCCAAAGAGCCATTAAAACTGCCTTTTTTCTTAGTCAtcttcaattttgtttttttttttttttctctttcatacCTATacttcaatgaaattttatatttttttgatattgaaaatatttatgtttattattactttttttttagtcaacaTCACTGAAGGAAAAGGATTACCAGTAGACAATATTACTAGGATGATGCCTCACTTATTCTTTAATACCATGAATTCTTCATTAAATTACATAACAAATATAGCACCTATAACTGaaagtgataaaaaagaattgctttatattattgatcaaAGTGTAAAACCacgaatcaaaaaaaatatgattgatgcCGTTAACTTAATAAGGTTGGACTTTTGGGTAGAAACAGTAAATCAAGACACTCTTTTATTGGCTATGGGCGATCTTTTTGAGAATGTTTCCGACTCAAATGATGTTGATTTATGTACAAACTATATAGACTTCACAAtggaaattatgaaaaaagaaaacttatcatcatcattgagaAAAGAAGTGGAatcattgcaaaaaaaaaataatggacacttctttattttttctgaaatgttgaatataaagccaataatagataaaatgataatgaataatcttaaaaataaagaagtgACTTTTAACAACAATACTGAAATAGAACCTGATAAAAACAAGTGGACGAATCAATAGATCACCAACAAAAATTGGATTAAACTGGTGGCTGTGTGTTGGCattatattctttattatttatgtttatgcTACATATTTGATATGTCGTAAGTGCCTTCCATATCatgcatttaataaaaagaatattattgttcaagtgtagttattattattcaaaaaaatatttaaatggataattaattaacaaaaacgaTTCGTCAAGATTAATGGCAAATTTTTTAGACTGAAAATTAagactattatttatattgaaaaaaaaaatataatatcatttttttcacgcttttttttataaatatattgttaattaaaacttgataaaacatttttcttaaataaaaaaccacatgaactaatttatcaaaaataatcttATTAATAcctaatacttttttattgtaaaatataaaaaataagataaaaactataaatttaatactatttttttttttttctttaatattaatatgatattatatacaccatttaaattaatctaatttttcaatatccgATTAATCATATCAATTCCAAAATCACTTTTAAAAtctgtaaaagaaaaaataaagaataaaaaaaaataaataaataacgtcgttatttattgcttttatagtaaaaataataaaaataaatttattcactaTCTCTTGAATGATGGCAACAgacgtttattattaattaatttttattatcatcgttacttgttgttgatgttaattGAGAGTCTTGAATTTGTTTTCTTGTTTCCTTATTTGATTTAAGTAATTCAACTAATTCAGCACGTATAACGTCATTTTTAGTTTCAAGGTTATCCAATACTGAATTAAGTTGATCCAGCTGAGCATTCAAGGATTGAAATTCTGTAAACATAAATACCACAGTTgcgtttattaattattatattgtttaatgtaaaaaggatatttattataaaaacaacaataacaacaatggTGGTCGATAATAATGGAGTAGAATTTGTGAGCTACGTCTTGTTAAATATCAAGATTtaattcattgaataaattaaaatatcaaatttgtaCTCACCAGCATCATCGTAATTATCATCTTCAGATTCAAGACTGTTGTCATCGTCCTCGTTGACATTATTACAAGGTTCAACAGCGTTTACAACCATGTTTTTATCAGAGTTTAAAACCATTTCtttcattacaaaaattaatcaacaatcaGCTGATACATAGCTGCTCCATGTCCAAATAATGTTATGTCTTTTAGATTaccattataattttgtataatattataaacccATTGAAATGGCATTGCTCGATCCAGTTTACCATAATTACAAATTCCACTTTCATCAGCAGTACTTAAAAAACCTACCAAACAAATAAAGAAAGTATAATTCATAaaagtattataaatttggtagtaaaaaaaaaatataattaccaaGTACACCAAGTCTGAGGTTGAATGTAACAACaataacttgataaaaaacagCAAAATTCTTTATATACAATAGAatccaataaaatttgtaattgaacttctttaattaaacttttaacactttttttctgtattttttttttatgctatcAATATAATCTGTACCCTTTGTACATCATCAAATAGTCATGATATAatgaatctaaaaaaaaataattaaaacatgataaataaaaaatattcttttttttttaaataattaaaattatacctttgttgttgataattgttGTCAGCTCtcttcataaataataaattacaataaatggTAACTTTGTTGCATGTTTATTTCAATAGTTTAATAACAATTGGTAACAATTGGTTCACAGATTATTTATGGcacttaattattataaacattgttGATGGgattaacaacaatttatttgtttaattattttttgttggtaaaataattttaataatataacctcaaaaaattcatttaacgcttaaaatattaattgcttTGATTGATGTCAACCGTTATTATTTACtatactattattaaataatatgtataaattattaaaagtatttagtaataataaacaacactTCAACgtcttataaataattattaaagtttaaaCAAATAGCACCAACTGCACTACAGCAAGTTAAATtataagataaattaaaaacaataagtaaataataaaaaaaaaaacaaaaattaataaatataatatctatttattatgttgatgtttttttatataattttacttttaaatgaGGAGGTTAAAAAGATGAAGTAAAGGGCTTTacttactgaaaaaaaaaaaaaaagttggttggttggttgacttttgattgttaaaaaaaaaactgaattgaattgaaaatgatTATTGATCATTGAATTGTGATATATCCATTTATGGTACACTATTTAGCTactttatattgtttatacatAATAAGAATGAATAGCACGGATACCACGGCGCACttcaattcaaattttaaaattaatttaaaaaaattgaaattttgtttaattcaaCTCAACCACTTGAAAATCCACCATCCACTTTGTTCAGTTGTcgttggtgttggtgttgtcgttgttgttgttgtttttcttgTTTGCCCATTGGAATTAGGTCGATTACTCATGACTTCATTACCGTCAATTCCTTCTTCTCCTCGAGCCTGGTTTATCTCTCCAGCCACA is drawn from Aphidius gifuensis isolate YNYX2018 linkage group LG3, ASM1490517v1, whole genome shotgun sequence and contains these coding sequences:
- the LOC122850980 gene encoding ribonuclease Oy-like, which produces MKFRNIILPISIVLFFTIFKYSNAYSNNKYKIHSTEYIFKNFDGLVFNQIWPKAGCLSMKKKLLNNECILPPHNEWTIHGLWPSSVNNAGPFFCSASSTFNITALSSIENELKSKWIGLNNKSKKYYSFWKYEWDKHGSCGTSHKKLNSLLKYFKKALDLSHEYNIKNILSRVNILPGGSYQAEEIIDGINQVTGKHPRVTCFWDEINNKSYLKEISICLHKESMELIHCDTIGKNSLTNCKTGDDVIYI
- the LOC122852365 gene encoding bublin coiled-coil protein-like; the encoded protein is MKEMVLNSDKNMVVNAVEPCNNVNEDDDNSLESEDDNYDDAEFQSLNAQLDQLNSVLDNLETKNDVIRAELVELLKSNKETRKQIQDSQLTSTTSNDDNKN